The nucleotide window TTCACGTTGAAATTGAGAAGGTTTTTACGGCTCTCGAAGCACTAGGTATCGATGTGCCTAATTGCCGGAGGATTCAACGTTTCAAGAGAGGATGCAATTAAAATAATAAACCTAGGCAAGCATAGGGGACCTGATTCTTTTGGATTCTGGAGCGAAAGGCAGATGTTGAAGTCAGATAACTTCTCAGATGTTAGTGAAATTGAAGGTGGGGAAATTGCTTTAATTCAGTGCAGATTAGCTATGACCGGTTCAAAGAGCTATACGCAACCGTTCTACAATGAGATAATTCTCGTTCACAACGGAGAAATATACAATCATGAGAGCCTTAGAAAGTACCTGATAGAGAGGGGGGTAGCATTTGAGACCGACGTCGATAGCGAGGTTATATTGAGGCTCTTGGAGTACCTCGTATTTGACAGGAAGTTGAAAGTAGAGGAAGCTATTAAGCTCTCAATGAAAATGCTGAGGGGAGATTACGCGGTGGCTTTCTTCTTTAACGGTAAATTCTACCTTTTTAGAGACCCCCTTGGAGTTAGACCCCTCTACTACTCAAGCAGAGGTCACTTCGCTTCAGAAAAGAAGGTGCTCTGGGGACTCGGAGAGGACGCCGAGCCAGTCCTCCCTGGGGAGATAGTTAGTATCTCTAAACATGGAATAACCAGGGTAAGAGGATTCAACGTCTTTTCAATCAGAACCCAGGGAAAGGACTACTTTAACGGTCTTCAAAACCTCTTAATTGATTCAGTAAAGGTCAGGGCCAGTAAGAAGGTTGGGGTTCTATTTTCAGGAGGGGTGGATAGCTCGTTAATAGCCCTCATAGCCTCTCGGTATTCCGATGTTATCCTCTACACCTCCGGAACTGAGGATAGTAAGGACGTCGAGTGGGCGAGGAGGGTTGCCGAGGAGCTTGGCCTTAAGTTGAGGGAGAGCCTGTTTTCAAGGGAAGACATTGAGAATGAGATAGAGAGGATAATGTTCGCAATAGAAGAGCCAAATCCAATGAACCTCGCCATAGCAATCCCCCTGTACTTCTCCACCAAGAGGGCCAGGGAAGATGGGGTTAAGGTGTTGCTAAGCGGACAAGGTGCAGATGAACTTTTCGGCGGTTATGCGAAGTACCTCCAAAACCCAGGGTTGATGCTCAAAGACGTTGAAGAGCTGGGAGAGAGGAACTTAGCCAGAGATGACAAGGTGGCAATGTTGAACGGGGTAGAGACTAGGTATCCCTACTTGGACTTGCCATTCGCAATCCTAGCGTTAAACGTTCCCCTGGAACTCAAGATTAGGGATGGAAAGAGGAAATTTATACTTAGGGAAATCGCCAAGAGCTTAGGGTTACCAGAATGGGTAGCGGAAAGGGAAAAGAAAGCCGCTCAATACGGTAGTAATGCCCAAAAGATTCTCGAAAAGATAGCAAAGTCTAGAGGGGTTAAGCTCAAGGGACTCGCCGATATTCTGTTTTCCAAGGTATTCCATGGAATTCAAAATTAGAGACAACGATCCTTAAAAGTGGATCCTCTATCCAGTACCTTTTCCCATCGGAACGTATGAAGCCCACCTTTTCAAGTGTATCTAAGTACTTGTAGATGTGTTGCATCCTTCTGGGAGCAACGTTCATTTTATCAAGTTCCTTATAAACTTCCGCTCCTCGAAGGGCACTTGGATAAGCCTTCGCAAGAACCCTAAGCACTTCAACGTAAATTGGGCTACTGTAAACATTGATGAAGGCTTCCAAGTCCCTTTTCCATTCATCAAGAGCAAAACTCCTGCTCTCCTCAAGAGCCTTTAAGAGGGCATTTTTAACGGCTACACCGTTCTTTACAAGGTTTACGACTGTAAGACCATAGTAAGAGATGAAACCAGGAATACCTCCAAGTTCTTTTACAGCCCTCTCTAGTTCGAGTTCATCGTTGACTTCAATTTTATAGGCTCTAAACCCACTCTTTAAGAACTCGACTCCTTCCTGAACAGACCAGCGTGGGAGGGTAAATACCTCGGCTGAACGCATGAAGTTAGGTTTGCTGGCTTCCGAGTTAAGATACCTTATAAGTATTCCCGGCATTGAACCGGTGAAGATAATTGAGATGTTTGGATAGCTATCCGTTATCTCTTGGATTAGACCACGAAAGTCCAAATTTTTTAACCTCGCAAGAACCTGGGCCTCGTCGAAGATAAGTAGCCCTCTCTTTGCATTCTGAGACAGGATTCTCAGAAGCTTAGAGAAATCTGAAGTGAACTCCTCAATACTCGTCTTTCTAATTTCCACGGATAAACCCTTAAAAGAGAGGACATAACTTTTGCTTGTAGTTATCAACTTCATTGAGGTTCTTTTTGGTTCTATATCGGATATGGAGATTGCCCTAGCTCCGATAAAGCGAGAGAAGTTAAAGTATATATAATGATGCCCTCTTTTTCGTATGAACTTTCCAGCCACTACGTTCACGACGCTTGTTTTTCCTACTCTCCTGGGCCCTAGAAGGACTGAGATATTCCCTTTAAGAGTAGCCCGAAGAAGTTCATCGACGATCCTCCTATGATTCTCTCCCCAAAGGCACTCCTCATCAGTTATAGGTCTTGTGCTGAAAAAATTTTTACATGCCATGTAAATTACACCATATGTAAATTACATGCCATGTAATAAAAAACCTTCTGTAAGCACAAATCGATAAATTTTTATATACCTTCATTATTAGACAAGTACAAAAAAGTGTACTACAAAAATCTGTACTTGGTGGTCAAGTTGGAAGATTTGAGAAAACAACTTGAAGAGCTCAAGAAGAGGCTGGAGGTGCTCGAGGAGAGGATAGACCCTGTAGATGAGGTTATGCTGTCGATAAAGGCCAGGCTTAGGAAGAAACTTGAGACCCTTCCAGAGCTAGATGAGGAGAAAGCGGCAAAAATACTAAAGGCTCTTGCAAACCCAGACAGGATAAGGATCATGAAGATGCTCTCCGAGAGGCCGATGGGATTTAAAGAGATAAAAGATGAGTTGGGCGTTGAAAGTCCAACGGTTTCTCATCATCTTAAGCTCCTCCTGAAAACTAGGATGATTAGGAAGAGGGAGAAGTACGAGATAACGAACGATGGTTTGCTTTTTTTGAGGATACTTGAGATAATGTCTGCTTTAGAGGAAGGTGAAGAGGATGTTTGAGTTCGAGAATGAAAATGGTATTAGATTCAAGGTTAGGGAAGTACTGAAAGCTTTAACTGCCTTACTAATCTTGCTGTGGCTATTTAAGGGATGGCTCAGGTTAGAAGCCTACAACGAAGAGATGGTTTGGGGAATAATAATTCTAATAATAGTGGTAGAGCTCCTGGGAGTCGGAAGATGGATTGGAGTTACGGTAAGCGGAGTAATCTTCTCGCTGGCTAAAGCAGCGTTCCTAATAGCTTTATTCCTATTCTTCGGAAAATGGCTTGGGCTTCCAAAGGATTTCCCAGTTGATGCAAAAACGGCCTTTGCATACTCGATAGTCCTGGGAATAGCTGGTTTGCTGGTTGCCAGGTTCAACTTCCCAATTACAAGGAGGGGAATAACTCCAAAGGTCGAAAAGAAGGCCTACGAGTTCGAGGGTTTCTCATATAAGGGAGTTTCACTCTCTGGGAGCGGGAAAGCTTATCCAATAAAGCTGGGGAGGAAAAGGGTGGGATGGGCTATCGAAGGTGATATAGTGGTCGAAGCCAAAACGCCCCTTGGAATTATCAGGAGAAAGCTGATGGATCCCGTCGTAATCTGGTCACCTATTAGCGTTGGTTCCAGGAAGACACCTCCAAACCAGGCCTTCGTCGATACTGTAAATTCCCTCCTAGAAACTCCAACCACTTATCTTAGGGAAAGGAGTGCCATAGACCTTGGAATAATAAAGGTGTACGAAGGGGATGACTTCACGTACGTCAAGCTTCCCTTCATAGAGGTAATTGACACTCCGCACGGAGAAGAGGTTAGGATGGGCCCCTTTAGGATAAGGGACGGGAACATTAGAAGGTTCTCCAGAGAGATGTTGACTATACAGGAACTTAGAAACGGTTTCAAGCTTACCGTGCTAGACGATAAGATAACGATAATAACGGAGGACTTCAAGATAGAGGTCTCTAAGGATAGGATACTCTACAGGAGCAGTGAAGAGAGGCTAACGATTGGAGAGAAGTACGTTTCTTTGAGCTCTGGAGACGTCTCGATAAGCGTTGGTAGGGGAATTGGGAGGATTAAGATTGAAGATACAATAATCTCGGCCAGCGACGGAAAGGTAAAGGTGAGGATAAACGGGAAGAGCTACACGATAGAGAGTAGAGAAGCGTTTGAACTAGTTCTAAGGAAGGCGAAGGAGATAGTGCAAGAGCAGGCCGAAGATGTCATTGAAGGGTTAGGAATTGACAAGATCAAGCTCGGTAGGAGGATAAAGGAGCTGATAGATGAACTTATGAAACATCTTTGAGGTGGTAGTATGATATTTCACAGGATAAGGAAGGTCATCGTTAATAGCGTAAACGGGACAATAACCGTTGAGGGAGTTGATGACGACTTCGTTACCGTCGAATACGAAATTCACGGAGAAGCTGATGTTGAGGTGAAGCAGGAAGGCGACACTTTAATAGTTAGGGAAAAGCCAAAAGAAAGGCGTATATTTGGAATAATAAAAACGTCAAGCGAAGGGAGGGCAGACATCTGGATTTCAGTTCCAAGAAATGTTGAAGTTGAAATCTCAAGCGTGAACGGGCCTATAAAAGCCGAGAACTGCTTGGTTAGAAGTGTAAACTCAACGAACTCTGGGATAACCTTAAAGGGCGTTGAGGTAAGCGAAGTTCGCACGGTAAATGGCTCAATAACGGGCTCGATAGAGTTGGCCAAGGATTTAGACGTGAAAGCTGTGAACGGAAGGATTGAGTTAGAGATACAAGATATAGAAGGGGATGGAATGATAACCGCTGTGAATGGAAGCATAAAGTTAACTTTAACGGAGTTCTGCGATGTCACGATAATAGCGAAAACCGTTAACGGTAAAGTAGAGGCCCCACCCAGGGAAGGCAGGTATGAGCTTAGGGTTCACACGGTGAACGGGAGCGTAAAGGTTGAGGTGATCTAGCTCTTTTACCCTTTCCTCTTTTTTAGGGGGAACAACTATGACTAAGCTAGGTAGGGATTTCTGGCTCTTCGCAGTGGGAAGGTGGATATCCATAGCTGGATGGGCGATTCAAGACGTTGCAATTCCCCTCTACGTTCTCGACAAGACCGGAAGCGGAACCATGATGAGCCTCTTCGTGATGGCCGAGCTAATTCCCAGGATACTAGTGAATCCCATTGCCGGTGTCATAGGTGATAGGTAC belongs to Pyrococcus abyssi GE5 and includes:
- a CDS encoding AAA family ATPase — protein: MACKNFFSTRPITDEECLWGENHRRIVDELLRATLKGNISVLLGPRRVGKTSVVNVVAGKFIRKRGHHYIYFNFSRFIGARAISISDIEPKRTSMKLITTSKSYVLSFKGLSVEIRKTSIEEFTSDFSKLLRILSQNAKRGLLIFDEAQVLARLKNLDFRGLIQEITDSYPNISIIFTGSMPGILIRYLNSEASKPNFMRSAEVFTLPRWSVQEGVEFLKSGFRAYKIEVNDELELERAVKELGGIPGFISYYGLTVVNLVKNGVAVKNALLKALEESRSFALDEWKRDLEAFINVYSSPIYVEVLRVLAKAYPSALRGAEVYKELDKMNVAPRRMQHIYKYLDTLEKVGFIRSDGKRYWIEDPLLRIVVSNFEFHGIPWKTEYRRVP
- the asnB gene encoding asparagine synthase (glutamine-hydrolyzing), giving the protein MCLIAGGFNVSREDAIKIINLGKHRGPDSFGFWSERQMLKSDNFSDVSEIEGGEIALIQCRLAMTGSKSYTQPFYNEIILVHNGEIYNHESLRKYLIERGVAFETDVDSEVILRLLEYLVFDRKLKVEEAIKLSMKMLRGDYAVAFFFNGKFYLFRDPLGVRPLYYSSRGHFASEKKVLWGLGEDAEPVLPGEIVSISKHGITRVRGFNVFSIRTQGKDYFNGLQNLLIDSVKVRASKKVGVLFSGGVDSSLIALIASRYSDVILYTSGTEDSKDVEWARRVAEELGLKLRESLFSREDIENEIERIMFAIEEPNPMNLAIAIPLYFSTKRAREDGVKVLLSGQGADELFGGYAKYLQNPGLMLKDVEELGERNLARDDKVAMLNGVETRYPYLDLPFAILALNVPLELKIRDGKRKFILREIAKSLGLPEWVAEREKKAAQYGSNAQKILEKIAKSRGVKLKGLADILFSKVFHGIQN
- a CDS encoding DUF4097 family beta strand repeat-containing protein; its protein translation is MIFHRIRKVIVNSVNGTITVEGVDDDFVTVEYEIHGEADVEVKQEGDTLIVREKPKERRIFGIIKTSSEGRADIWISVPRNVEVEISSVNGPIKAENCLVRSVNSTNSGITLKGVEVSEVRTVNGSITGSIELAKDLDVKAVNGRIELEIQDIEGDGMITAVNGSIKLTLTEFCDVTIIAKTVNGKVEAPPREGRYELRVHTVNGSVKVEVI
- a CDS encoding membrane protein; this encodes MFEFENENGIRFKVREVLKALTALLILLWLFKGWLRLEAYNEEMVWGIIILIIVVELLGVGRWIGVTVSGVIFSLAKAAFLIALFLFFGKWLGLPKDFPVDAKTAFAYSIVLGIAGLLVARFNFPITRRGITPKVEKKAYEFEGFSYKGVSLSGSGKAYPIKLGRKRVGWAIEGDIVVEAKTPLGIIRRKLMDPVVIWSPISVGSRKTPPNQAFVDTVNSLLETPTTYLRERSAIDLGIIKVYEGDDFTYVKLPFIEVIDTPHGEEVRMGPFRIRDGNIRRFSREMLTIQELRNGFKLTVLDDKITIITEDFKIEVSKDRILYRSSEERLTIGEKYVSLSSGDVSISVGRGIGRIKIEDTIISASDGKVKVRINGKSYTIESREAFELVLRKAKEIVQEQAEDVIEGLGIDKIKLGRRIKELIDELMKHL
- a CDS encoding ArsR/SmtB family transcription factor; its protein translation is MEDLRKQLEELKKRLEVLEERIDPVDEVMLSIKARLRKKLETLPELDEEKAAKILKALANPDRIRIMKMLSERPMGFKEIKDELGVESPTVSHHLKLLLKTRMIRKREKYEITNDGLLFLRILEIMSALEEGEEDV